A genomic segment from Ciconia boyciana chromosome 5, ASM3463844v1, whole genome shotgun sequence encodes:
- the LOC140651803 gene encoding alcohol dehydrogenase 1 gives MATSGKVIRCRAAVAWAVGKPLSVEEVEVAPPKAGEVRIKIVATGICRTDDHILEGCFPNVDFPVIPGHEGAGIVESIGEGVTSVKPGDKVIPLCLPQCGECSFCLNPESNYCLKCHVSEPQNLLPDKTSRFTCKGKQIHHFLWASTFAEYTVIPEYAVAKIDAAAPLDKVCLLGCGFPTGYGAAINTAKVKPGSTCAIFGVGGVGLSVVMGCKVAGASRIIAVDINKDKFAKAKELGATDCISPRDFKKPIQEVLTEMTGHGVDYSFEVIGHADTMTAALASCNMNTGVCVMVGVPASGSVISIDPMLLLSGRTWKGTLLGGWKMRDSIPKLVSSYLEKKFNSDLLITHTLPIAKVNEGFELLRAGKSIRSILLF, from the exons ATGGCCACTTCTGGAAAA GTTATCAGATGCAGAGCTGCTGTCGCCTGGGCCGTGGGCAAACCGCTCTCTGTTGAGGAGGTGGAGGTTGCACCTCCTAAGGCAGGCGAAGTCCGTATCAAG ATTGTGGCCACAGGCATCTGTCGCACAGATGACCACATTTTGGAAGGCTGCTTTCCTAACGTGGATTTCCCAGTCATCCCAGGCCACGAAGGAGCTGGGATTGTGGAAAGCATTGGAGAAGGTGTGACCTCTGTGAAACCAG GAGACAAAGTCATCCCCCTTTGCCTTCCACAGTGTGGGGAATGCAGCTTCTGCCTGAATCCCGAATCCAACTACTGCCTGAAGTGCCA TGTCTCTGAACCACAAAACCTGCTGCCTGACAAGACCAGCCGGTTCACTTGCAAAGGGAAGCAGATCCACCACTTCCTGTGGGCCAGCACCTTTGCAGAATACACCGTGATCCCGGAGTACGCTGTTGCCAAGATAGATGCTGCGGCACCTCTGGACAAAGTCTGCTTGCTTGGCTGTGGGTTTCCCACAGGCTATGGGGCTGCCATCAACACCGCCAAG GTAAAACCAGGCTCCACCTGCGCCATCTTCGGCGTCGGAGGAGTTGGCCTCTCTGTTGTCATGGGCTGCAAGGTGGCTGGAGCTTCCCGCATCATTGCTGTTGATATCAACAAGGACAAGTTTGCCAAGGCGAAGGAGCTGGGAGCCACCGACTGCATCAGTCCTCGGGACTTCAAGAAGCCCATCCAGGAGGTGCTCACTGAGATGACTGGCCACGGTGTGGACTACTCCTTTGAGGTTATTGGGCATGCGGATACCATG ACTGCTGCCCTGGCCTCCTGCAATATGAACACTGGCGTCTGTGTGATGGTTGGGGTACCAGCTTCTGGTTCAGTGATTTCCATCGATCCTATGCTTCTGCTGTCTGGGCGTACATGGAAGGGGACTCTGCTCGGAG GTTGGAAGATGAGAGATTCTATCCCCAAATTAGTTTCCAGCTATTTGGAGAAGAAATTCAACTCAGACTTGCTGATCACGCACACACTGCCGATTGCTAAAGTGAACGAGGGATTTGAGTTGTTACGTGCAGGGAAAAG TATTCGCAGCATCCTGCTCTTTTGA
- the LOC140651719 gene encoding alcohol dehydrogenase 1 encodes MSMAGKVIKCKAAVMWEANKPFSIEEVEVAPPKAHEVRIKIMATGICRSDDHVITGGLVMPFPIILGHEAAGVVESVGQGVTSIKPGDKVIPLFVPQCGECNSCLSTKGNLCNKNDVGSGTGLMPDGTTRFTCKGKAIHHFIGTSTFTEYTVVHESAVAKIDSAAPLEKVCLIGCGFSTGYGAAVQTAKVEPGSTCAIFGLGGVGLSVVMGCKAAGASRIIAVDINSDKFAKAKELGATDCVNPKDFKKPIHEVLIEMTGCGVDYSFEVIGRTETMAAALACCQYNYGVSVIVGVPPAAQKITFDPMLLFTGRTWKGSVFGGWKSKDSVPRLVSDYMKKKFVLDPLITHTLPFTKINEGFDLLRTGKSIRSVLVF; translated from the exons gttattaaatgcaaagcagcagtAATGTGGGAAGCCAATAAACCGTTTTCTATTGAGGAAGTGGAAGTTGCCCCACCAAAAGCACATGAAGTTCGCATAAAG ATCATGGCCACAGGGATCTGTCGCTCTGATGACCATGTGATAACTGGTGGACTGGTTATGCCTTTTCCAATAATTCTTGGGCATGAAGCAGCTGGTGTTGTGGAGAGTGTTGGGCAGGGAGTAACTTCGATCAAACCAG GAGACAAGGTTATTCCACTCTTTGTTCCACAGTGTGGGGAGTGCAACAGTTGCTTAAGCACCAAGGGTAATCTGTGCAATAAAAATGA TGTTGGTTCAGGTACTGGATTAATGCCTGATGGCACCACTAGATTCACCtgtaaaggaaaagcaattcaCCATTTTATTGGTACAAGTACCTTCACTGAATACACAGTAGTGCATGAATCTGCTGTAGCCAAAATTGATTCTGCTGCTCCTCTGGAAAAAGTTTGTCTAATTGGCTGTGGATTTTCAACTGGCTATGGGGCTGCTGTGCAGACTGCCAAG GTGGAACCAGGCTCCACCTGTGCCATCTTTGGTCTCGGAGGAGTTGGCCTTTCTGTTGTCATGGGTTGCAAGGCAGCTGGAGCTTCCCGCATCATTGCTGTTGATATCAATAGCGACAAGTTTGCCAAGGCCAAAGAGCTGGGAGCCACAGACTGCGTCAACCCTAAAGATTTCAAGAAGCCTATTCACGAAGTGTTGATCGAAATGACTGGCTGTGGTGTGGACTACTCCTTTGAGGTCATCGGCCGTACTGAAACCATG GCTGCAGCCTTGGCCTGTTGCCAGTACAACTACGGAGTCAGTGTGATTGTGGGAGTGCCCCCTGCAGCACAGAAGATCACTTTTGACCCCATGCTCCTCTTCACTGGTCGCACCTGGAAAGGGTCCGTCTTTGGAG gcTGGAAGAGTAAAGATTCAGTCCCTAGACTGGTTTCTGActacatgaagaaaaaatttgTTCTGGATCCATTAATAACCCACACACTTCCTTTCACTAAAATCAATGAAGGATTTGATCTGCTAAGGACAGGGAAGAG TATTCGCAGTGTCCTGGTGTTTTAG